ACTACGAGCTTTGGTCCAACCCTAATATCACATACCATTGCAGAGAAAGACTCGTCAAAGTAGCACATTGCCGTCGTTGTCATCACTTCATCCCAAGGAGCATCACCAGGCTTCCTTTACCCTTAGCAAACCACTCTAACTTCGCTGCGTACAACCATCGACCCAATCCACTCCGAAGAGGTTGTGCGAAAACATATAAAGACCATGCCAATCACTTAGTTATCCATGGTAAAGACAatgcaactttgattctgatgaagaGCTAAGAAGGAGAACTATGCAACTTGGACGGCTGGACGTGCTAAGGGCATGGCCAATGCGTAGCCCCATGGTAATGCTACGTAGGCCATATATGATCATATATGATCGGATATTAGAAAAAGTAAGTTCAGATAGAGCAGTAGAATCCTCTGCAGGAGGCGGGTGCTTGGGGAGAAAAAATATGATCCGTGCATAAAGTTAAAAAATGTTGAAGTGGAGagtagagatgcatgtgtagtGGGAGTATTTAGACTCTGTTTTTTTGATGAGTTCCACTATTGATAGCTTGCATTGGAGAGAAAAAAAGAGTCAATGTAGATGCCTTAAGTTATTTTTTATCATGGAGCATCTGTATTCATATGTCATCATTGTATATGCATTCAGGTGCAGTATAGCCACGTCATGTTAAAGAACAAATAGTATGACGTATTATCCtttggaaaaaggaagaagaaaaggtAGTCCGTAGTAGGAGtatacctttgtaggtggccaaaaCCAAGAAGGAAGGAGGCTGAACGTACGCAAGCCCATAGTTTTACCTGTGCTGACGATGCGCTGGTGCCCAGGATTAGGTTCAGAGAGAAGAGTCGGCAACATGATTAGATTGTGTGACGAGAGCGCGCACGGATGAAGAGTCGGCGAGGATGCCGCCGGCCTGTACGTCGAGCGGCCATGCATGTGAAACAGTAGGCGCGAAGGAAGCAGTTGTGGCTCCTCATTTTGCTCTAGCTTCTGACTGTTCCAGAACGAGAATTAGCCgcgtgtttcaaaaaaaaaaaaagagaatgGCGAGGAGGAGCGTGGGCCGACGTGGCGCCTCGATCCACTCTGGCGCAGCGTGGATGATGTCTCTGCACATGCACGCACGCGCAGcaatatcatactccctccattccaaaatacaatGTGCCCGCGCTTTTCAagatccaactttgaccataaatttaaccaacgagaccaactacgacgggagaaaaaattatataattgaaaacttctttcgaatacgaattcactgatataatttttgttcCGGCCGCAATCAGTcctggtagttaaatttacggtcaaaattaAAATACGTGGATATAGAaaacactacattatggaatggaggaaGTACAGTAGAGATCACATGTCGGCGTCGGTGCAGTAGACTGAAGCAGTAGCAAAAGAAAAAGTAAAGAGCAAAATTGCCAGATGGATGTGGGTGGATCCAGGCCCCGGTCCAACCCAGCACCAACGTTCCGCGCACACGCGCAACACCGCCGCTCTGACGATCCTCGAGCTGGCCACGAGGGAGAACAATTCGCAGTTCGCAATTCGCTCCTCCCACTGCCCCACATCCCCAAACCCAATAAGGACCCGCCACGTCGTCCCTTTTAACCACTCCCGTTCTCCTCCCGTCTCCATGGCCGTCCGCTTTGACCATTGACCCAGCCAGGGCCACCCGACCGGCCGCAATACAAAACCGAAAATGAATAAACAAGCACGTGTGCACGGAACGCCGAGGACCAGCTCAGCTGCAGCTCCCGTTGAATCGTCCAACTTCCGAGGTCAAACCCCCGTCCAACCATGGCGAGACGAGAGCCCGGAGGGAATACATATACGCCTCCCCCCTCAGATCCACACGCCGCAATCCTCGTGCTCACTGCCCACCCAGCTCATCCATCTCCAGATCTCCTCCTCCAGCACCATCATCTAGAAGCTTCTCGAAGGCAGGCACTATACACTTCTCTTCTCTCGCTATGGGCAATGGGCTGTCTCCGTGCGTGAGCATGCCGGCGGCCGCTGAGGCGCCCGCGGCGGCCAGGCTGGTGTACTGGGGCGGGCGGACGAGGGCGCTGCCGGTCACCGACGACgaggagggcgagggcgagggcaacgGCGGTGTCCCCTGCACGGCCGCGGACGTGACGGCGGAGCTGCTCCCGGCCGACCACGTGGTCTGCCCGGCCGACTCCTTCTTCGTCGGCCTCCCGGTCCCCGTCGCGTTGCCGGGGGAGCGGCTGCTGCCCGGCCGGACCTATTTCGTGCTcccccgccgcctcctctcctccccctcccccggcGGCAAGGCGGCCGTGCTCACCGCGGCCACGCTCGCGTCGCTGTCGGCCGCGCCGGGGGGCAGGAAGACGGTGCAGCTCGCCGGCCCCGGCCAGTGCCCATTCGAGTACGTCAAGGGCGGCGAGGACGGCGCCGCGGCGCTCATCCGGGTCCTGCCGCAGTTCATCGAGAAGGTCATCACCTGCGACGGCGGCAACGGCAACGCCGATGCTGCCGGCCGGCGCGGGCCGGGCAAGGTGGCTGCGACGGGGACGGAGCTGTGCAGCACGCCGGAGCTGAAGCGGCACTACGCGCAGCTCGTGGGCGCCAAGGGCCGCCCGTGGTCGCCGAGGCTGGAGACCATCTCCGAGCGCAGCAAGAGGAGGATCTTCTCGTCGCCGGCCAGACTGCTGTTGTCTTCGCAATGATATAATTAGCTAATGAGCCTAGATCGTTCTGGATTAGAGATTAATGGGGATTAATTAGTTAGCGAACATAGCGTTCGATTTTACTTGTACAATAGTTGGAACTGAAATACAAATGTACAAATTTGTCGAAAACATTTACAAATGTATGTAAGATTTTTGGATCCTACAAGTCATGGCACCCTCTCTCGTTTCCGTAAACTGACCGGGCTGTCCGTTCGAACGTTTAGGATCGGTTTATGGGTCCGGCTGTAGATACTCGCAGGACATCCAATGGCATCCTTTGAAATCGTTTGATCAGATCGTCCATTTTATCCTTTCTCCCAGCGCGTTGCACACACTATGGATGTGCTCGCCCCTTCGCAGTCATCTTTAGTAAACCGTGCTCGcagcacccccccccctcccccccaatcGGCGAAGCTTGCAGTGCCACCACTAGATTTGCTCC
The Triticum dicoccoides isolate Atlit2015 ecotype Zavitan chromosome 3A, WEW_v2.0, whole genome shotgun sequence genome window above contains:
- the LOC119273503 gene encoding uncharacterized protein LOC119273503, whose amino-acid sequence is MGNGLSPCVSMPAAAEAPAAARLVYWGGRTRALPVTDDEEGEGEGNGGVPCTAADVTAELLPADHVVCPADSFFVGLPVPVALPGERLLPGRTYFVLPRRLLSSPSPGGKAAVLTAATLASLSAAPGGRKTVQLAGPGQCPFEYVKGGEDGAAALIRVLPQFIEKVITCDGGNGNADAAGRRGPGKVAATGTELCSTPELKRHYAQLVGAKGRPWSPRLETISERSKRRIFSSPARLLLSSQ